Proteins encoded together in one Pelosinus sp. IPA-1 window:
- a CDS encoding ABC transporter substrate-binding protein codes for MKKSKLIATSLICILLLLALLITGCSQSPAATTASTGPKKVKIGYSGGACEAFIFSAFEKGLFKEEGLDVELVKVDFDTLKESLATGKIDASSGMVMKWVKPFEQGVDAVFTSGIHTGCIQILVKENSNIKNITDLKGKVIANNGMGDGPMILASRALAHAGLDFKKDVQWKAYPASELEGVLNRGEADAIALTDPMAEMVIAKGSGIKLLDTAHDMPYHDEYCCMATISGKLYRTDPATAAAITRGMMKGAKWVQEHQDEAAKLIIDKKYIPGDAGLVARLLKSYNYIPSLDGGEKAVDNAVREMKAIGVLDASTDVEQLKKKIFVCLPGVQ; via the coding sequence ATGAAGAAAAGTAAACTAATTGCTACTAGCTTGATTTGTATTTTATTATTATTAGCACTCTTGATAACTGGTTGTAGTCAAAGCCCAGCAGCAACGACAGCATCAACTGGACCGAAAAAAGTTAAAATCGGCTACTCGGGTGGTGCTTGTGAAGCATTTATATTCAGTGCTTTTGAAAAAGGATTGTTTAAGGAAGAAGGATTGGATGTCGAGTTGGTTAAAGTTGATTTTGATACCTTGAAGGAATCCCTGGCAACTGGAAAAATTGATGCTTCAAGTGGTATGGTTATGAAGTGGGTAAAACCTTTTGAACAAGGCGTAGATGCCGTATTTACATCAGGTATTCATACAGGTTGTATCCAAATTTTAGTAAAGGAAAATTCCAATATAAAAAATATTACTGATTTAAAAGGGAAAGTCATTGCCAATAATGGTATGGGTGATGGGCCAATGATCCTAGCATCTCGCGCATTAGCTCATGCTGGTTTGGATTTCAAAAAAGATGTTCAATGGAAAGCCTACCCCGCCTCTGAGTTAGAGGGAGTATTGAACCGGGGAGAAGCTGATGCAATTGCGTTAACTGACCCTATGGCTGAAATGGTAATTGCCAAAGGAAGTGGCATTAAGCTATTGGATACCGCTCATGATATGCCTTATCATGATGAATATTGCTGCATGGCAACAATCAGCGGCAAACTATACCGCACAGATCCGGCGACTGCAGCAGCAATTACTAGGGGTATGATGAAGGGTGCTAAGTGGGTACAAGAACATCAAGATGAAGCTGCAAAGCTCATTATTGATAAAAAATATATTCCAGGAGACGCAGGGTTAGTGGCAAGACTTTTAAAAAGTTATAACTATATACCATCCCTTGATGGTGGCGAAAAAGCAGTAGACAATGCTGTTAGAGAAATGAAAGCCATTGGGGTCCTTGATGCGAGTACAGATGTGGAACAATTGAAGAAAAAAATATTTGTATGTTTGCCTGGGGTGCAATAA
- a CDS encoding MtaA/CmuA family methyltransferase — MINPKERLLTVLRGDKVDRPPVICTGGMMNAATVEIMNNSGHTLPEAHSDPQLMADLAAAIYEQTGFENIGIPFCMTVEAEILGSEVTYGTLACEPKITKEVFLTASEVIMRDVNEMLGSGRVGTVVEAVGILAKRYPDVPIIGNLTGPVSTAASLVDPVSLLKEFRKKPKDCHRVLDYVTDLLIGFAKQMIANGATIISISDPTATGEILGPNMFREFAIPYINRIVDAVHEKNIPILLHICGNMNTVRSLISEIRADAISTDAVVNLRELKAYIPGLTTMGNVSTYLLQFGTTEKVASQTRRLVKDGVDIISPACGLSTSTSLKLIKTMIDAVKEG, encoded by the coding sequence GTGATAAATCCTAAGGAACGATTGCTTACAGTACTAAGGGGAGATAAAGTAGATCGTCCACCAGTGATATGTACAGGGGGAATGATGAACGCAGCTACTGTTGAGATTATGAACAATTCAGGCCATACCTTGCCAGAAGCTCACAGTGATCCGCAATTAATGGCTGACCTTGCTGCTGCCATTTATGAACAAACTGGGTTTGAGAATATTGGAATCCCGTTCTGTATGACAGTTGAAGCTGAAATTTTGGGGAGTGAAGTCACTTATGGTACATTAGCCTGTGAGCCTAAAATTACTAAAGAAGTTTTTCTGACTGCTAGTGAAGTCATAATGCGGGATGTCAATGAAATGTTGGGTAGTGGACGCGTTGGAACAGTGGTGGAAGCTGTGGGGATTCTAGCCAAACGTTATCCTGATGTACCTATTATTGGTAACTTGACTGGACCTGTTAGTACGGCGGCTTCCCTCGTAGATCCAGTGTCCTTATTGAAAGAATTTCGAAAAAAACCAAAAGATTGCCACAGGGTATTAGATTATGTTACTGATCTATTAATTGGTTTTGCTAAGCAAATGATTGCAAATGGCGCTACAATTATTTCCATTAGTGATCCGACAGCTACGGGTGAAATCTTAGGGCCTAATATGTTTCGAGAATTTGCCATTCCTTATATTAACCGCATTGTTGATGCCGTGCATGAAAAAAATATTCCTATATTGCTTCATATTTGTGGCAATATGAACACTGTACGTTCTCTTATATCTGAAATTAGAGCGGATGCGATTAGTACGGATGCGGTTGTTAACTTGCGAGAACTCAAAGCCTATATTCCTGGGCTTACGACTATGGGGAATGTGAGTACCTATCTATTGCAATTTGGAACAACTGAAAAGGTGGCTAGCCAGACTCGTCGTTTAGTTAAGGATGGGGTGGATATTATTTCCCCTGCTTGTGGACTAAGTACATCGACTTCATTAAAATTAATCAAGACCATGATTGATGCTGTCAAGGAGGGATAA
- a CDS encoding DUF2325 domain-containing protein — MSVMLVGADHLGNIEKNLQMMGIHRIEHVTGRNVSDRKKFKCSLSTALIVIFIDYINHATAKNIKNMAKSQGVPLIFANRSWSSLQDKLAGFNVSELG; from the coding sequence ATGTCAGTTATGCTAGTTGGCGCAGATCATTTGGGCAACATTGAGAAAAATCTGCAGATGATGGGAATTCATAGAATTGAGCATGTAACTGGCAGAAATGTTAGCGATCGAAAAAAATTTAAATGCTCATTATCGACAGCTTTAATTGTGATTTTTATTGACTATATCAATCATGCAACAGCTAAAAATATTAAAAATATGGCTAAGTCCCAAGGCGTACCGCTCATTTTTGCGAATCGATCTTGGAGTTCATTACAGGATAAACTAGCTGGTTTTAACGTAAGCGAGTTAGGGTAA
- a CDS encoding uroporphyrinogen decarboxylase family protein — protein sequence MNRRNVVLQTVSGKTTEKLKGYPLSTALLSGGTWAFRQKGLTLRDGLDVPEEAAKTIVEINQKVGSDIVWPGSGYHNLLVEALGGSIKFRPQGNIDVIEPLLHRIADLDSIEIGSLDKNRWIASVRQMIETTDRTAGKKYLVGTSSWGPFTLAGQFLGVEKLMIGLYKDKASIHALLDFASEVCFQYLAPTVAKGASILSIAEPTASGDLISLRHFEEFVAPYLTKVNERLQQLGAVITLHICGNITDRLSVVPHLGVDLLSVDYKVSLRYAKEVLANKVALAGNVNPMILRDRSMEEVVVAARECIVEAGQEGKFVLMPGCDIPPSVPLENVQAFIRGAHDYIGDVELQTGSKE from the coding sequence ATGAATAGGCGGAATGTTGTTTTACAAACAGTAAGTGGTAAAACAACGGAAAAGTTGAAAGGCTATCCTCTTTCAACAGCTTTATTATCAGGTGGGACATGGGCCTTTCGTCAGAAGGGGTTAACTCTTAGAGATGGGTTAGACGTACCTGAGGAAGCGGCGAAAACGATTGTGGAAATAAATCAAAAAGTAGGTTCTGACATTGTTTGGCCAGGATCAGGTTATCATAATTTACTCGTTGAAGCATTGGGGGGGAGCATTAAATTTCGTCCTCAAGGGAATATTGACGTAATAGAACCATTGTTACATCGCATCGCTGATCTTGATAGTATCGAGATTGGTTCTTTAGATAAAAATAGGTGGATAGCCTCAGTTCGGCAGATGATAGAAACTACAGATAGAACCGCAGGTAAAAAATATTTAGTTGGGACATCAAGTTGGGGGCCCTTTACGCTGGCTGGGCAGTTTTTGGGTGTTGAAAAACTGATGATTGGTTTATACAAAGATAAAGCAAGCATCCATGCTTTGTTGGATTTTGCCAGTGAAGTGTGTTTTCAATACTTGGCACCTACAGTGGCAAAAGGTGCATCCATCTTATCAATTGCTGAGCCAACAGCTTCTGGGGATTTAATATCATTACGTCATTTTGAAGAATTTGTTGCACCTTATTTGACGAAAGTGAATGAACGTTTGCAACAATTAGGCGCTGTCATTACGCTTCATATCTGTGGAAATATTACAGATCGATTATCTGTGGTTCCTCATCTAGGTGTTGATTTATTGTCTGTTGATTATAAAGTTAGCCTTCGATATGCAAAGGAGGTTTTGGCTAATAAAGTAGCATTGGCTGGAAATGTAAATCCCATGATATTAAGGGATCGATCAATGGAAGAGGTAGTGGTAGCAGCCAGAGAATGTATAGTGGAAGCAGGGCAAGAAGGAAAATTCGTATTAATGCCTGGTTGTGATATTCCACCTAGTGTACCGTTAGAAAACGTTCAAGCTTTTATTAGGGGTGCGCACGATTATATAGGGGATGTTGAATTACAGACAGGTTCAAAAGAATAA
- a CDS encoding DUF1847 domain-containing protein, with protein MSKEEELNHLSCTDCSIYNCRNRSKQFPGFCLTTKDNEGHSIADDIEEIKLHLQGDEQDAVVARASAQVEGLFYGKLTRVEEIIEFANRIDAKKIGIATCAGLIEEAKIFAEILKAKGLESYSAICKVGSVDKAEIGILEEHKIRPGTHESMCNPILQARILNYQKTDLNVVVGLCVGHDSLFTKYSDALVTTLVTKDRVTGHNPVAALYTAHSYYNRLRQKKD; from the coding sequence ATGAGTAAAGAGGAAGAGTTGAATCACTTAAGTTGTACAGATTGCAGTATTTACAATTGTAGAAACAGAAGTAAACAATTTCCGGGGTTTTGTTTAACTACAAAAGATAATGAAGGACATTCTATTGCGGATGATATTGAAGAAATTAAGCTTCATTTGCAAGGGGATGAACAGGACGCTGTCGTAGCTAGAGCATCGGCTCAAGTAGAAGGCTTATTTTATGGAAAGCTAACTAGAGTAGAGGAAATTATTGAATTTGCGAATCGTATTGATGCGAAAAAAATTGGTATTGCTACTTGTGCTGGATTGATTGAAGAAGCTAAAATTTTTGCGGAGATTTTAAAGGCTAAAGGTTTAGAATCTTATAGCGCTATTTGCAAAGTGGGTTCAGTGGATAAGGCGGAAATTGGAATACTAGAAGAACATAAAATAAGACCAGGTACTCATGAATCTATGTGTAACCCTATCTTACAAGCTCGCATCCTGAATTACCAGAAAACAGATTTGAACGTAGTGGTTGGATTATGTGTTGGGCATGATTCCTTGTTTACAAAATACTCAGATGCACTAGTGACCACTCTGGTTACTAAAGATCGAGTTACAGGACACAATCCTGTGGCAGCATTGTATACAGCACATTCTTATTATAATCGCCTACGGCAGAAGAAGGACTAA
- a CDS encoding ASKHA domain-containing protein — MMKKVTFHHAGQTTSIIVHAGESILTAARQAGVILDSPCNGNGTCGKCKVKVSVLDEQTETVLACNTNVQNDVTVEIIERQDNGNLQIKHEGLASIVEIDGVINKKYIAETGRTNVYRNEQFIASEQGDTEQDSYGLAIDIGTTTLVVALIHLLTGQELAVAGALNPQSRLAQDVLSRIRYASNEQGLFEMNQLLIEELNQMIAQVTIEAGISTNYIYELVLSGNTCMLHLATNTNPVTLGKYPYTPVIRGGNALSASDLGFSLAGIAQAYLPPIISAYVGGDITSGILVSRLAKSEGTSLFIDIGTNGEIVLAANGKLVATSTAAGPAFEGMNISCGMRAAPGAVEGFDLTSEGESIVKSIADQAPVGICGSGLLDIVAAMVRRKIIGKNGKFNKNITGQLSTLLTDVNGKMVFFVAEGVFLSQPDVRQVQLAKGAIRGGIEALLDYQGLVAAEVDRVLIAGSFGYHLNPESLIEIGLLPEVFRGKIEFLGNTSKSGSQELLLNQTSRLESRKIVEDIAVLELATIDNFDRLFVKCLDFTMVS; from the coding sequence ATGATGAAGAAGGTTACATTTCACCACGCTGGGCAGACGACAAGTATTATCGTTCATGCTGGTGAAAGTATTTTGACGGCTGCGAGGCAAGCAGGGGTGATACTAGATTCACCCTGTAACGGCAATGGAACATGCGGTAAGTGCAAAGTAAAAGTATCGGTACTTGATGAACAGACAGAGACGGTGCTAGCCTGCAACACGAATGTTCAGAATGATGTAACGGTGGAAATTATTGAGCGTCAGGACAATGGGAATCTTCAAATCAAGCATGAGGGTTTAGCGTCAATTGTAGAGATCGACGGTGTGATCAATAAAAAATATATTGCCGAGACAGGTAGAACTAATGTTTATCGCAATGAACAATTCATTGCTAGCGAACAAGGTGATACAGAACAAGATAGTTATGGTTTGGCTATTGATATTGGAACAACGACTCTTGTTGTTGCGCTAATTCATCTATTAACAGGTCAAGAACTTGCAGTAGCAGGAGCACTTAATCCTCAAAGCCGATTGGCGCAAGATGTATTATCTCGGATCAGATATGCTTCGAATGAACAAGGTTTATTCGAAATGAATCAACTCCTTATTGAAGAACTAAATCAGATGATTGCACAAGTGACGATAGAGGCTGGCATTTCTACTAATTATATCTATGAGTTGGTATTAAGTGGTAATACTTGCATGTTGCATTTGGCCACAAACACCAATCCAGTCACTCTCGGTAAATATCCATATACTCCGGTTATCCGAGGTGGAAACGCTCTATCAGCGAGTGATTTAGGATTTAGCCTTGCAGGCATTGCACAGGCTTATTTACCACCGATTATTTCCGCCTATGTGGGTGGTGATATTACTTCAGGTATTCTTGTCTCTCGTTTGGCTAAAAGTGAAGGTACTAGCTTGTTTATTGATATTGGAACGAACGGAGAGATTGTATTGGCTGCCAATGGAAAACTTGTTGCTACTTCAACTGCTGCTGGGCCGGCCTTTGAAGGGATGAATATTTCCTGTGGCATGCGGGCTGCCCCGGGGGCGGTAGAGGGGTTTGACCTGACCTCAGAGGGGGAAAGTATCGTAAAAAGTATTGCAGATCAGGCACCTGTTGGGATATGTGGTAGCGGTCTATTGGATATCGTTGCTGCTATGGTGAGAAGAAAAATTATTGGTAAAAATGGAAAATTTAATAAGAATATCACTGGGCAGTTAAGTACTTTACTGACTGATGTTAATGGAAAGATGGTCTTTTTCGTAGCGGAAGGAGTATTCCTTTCCCAGCCAGATGTAAGGCAAGTACAATTGGCGAAAGGTGCTATACGTGGGGGGATTGAAGCCCTTCTTGACTACCAAGGGTTAGTAGCTGCAGAGGTAGATAGGGTGCTGATAGCTGGGTCTTTCGGTTACCACTTGAATCCGGAAAGTTTAATTGAAATTGGCTTATTGCCTGAGGTGTTCAGAGGAAAAATAGAATTTTTGGGCAATACTTCCAAGAGTGGTAGTCAAGAGTTACTTCTCAATCAAACCTCTCGATTAGAGAGTAGGAAAATTGTTGAGGATATCGCCGTATTGGAGCTGGCAACGATTGATAACTTTGATCGATTATTTGTTAAATGTTTAGATTTTACAATGGTAAGCTAG
- a CDS encoding ABC transporter permease subunit: protein MPNSMITPSTINVSSKQTAVSKSSYAFKWIPMLLPLILTILLLAEHTLLPNKQPFFQKPYFTWIIALFSILFIVVGFLGNYFPKLQSKFLTKAPLLAAFTGFLIVWDVVTLKLALLPLPYFPSPGMVMAALINEWETLGISALYSLRLLFIGYGLGALLGLPTGVLMGWYPRFHYWVNPVLKMIGPIPATAWIPIAMVAFPSSFTASIFLLVLACWFPITVMTWSGIANVNKAYYEVARSLGASEFYLITRVALPAAMPSIFVGLFMSMGVAFVTLIVGEMLGVKAGLGWFITWAQGWAEFSKVYAALIVMSILFSSIITVLFKVRDKVLVWQKGLIKW, encoded by the coding sequence ATGCCAAATTCTATGATCACCCCGTCAACAATAAATGTGTCATCTAAGCAGACTGCTGTCAGTAAAAGTTCTTATGCCTTTAAGTGGATTCCAATGTTGTTGCCTTTGATCCTTACTATTTTGCTCTTAGCAGAACATACACTGCTTCCTAATAAGCAGCCATTTTTTCAGAAACCTTACTTTACTTGGATTATAGCACTTTTTAGCATTCTATTTATTGTTGTTGGATTTCTAGGGAACTATTTTCCTAAGTTACAGTCAAAATTTTTAACGAAAGCTCCACTGTTAGCAGCTTTTACTGGATTTTTAATTGTTTGGGATGTAGTGACGTTGAAACTAGCTTTGTTACCGCTACCATATTTTCCGTCACCTGGTATGGTGATGGCGGCATTGATTAATGAATGGGAGACACTTGGAATCAGCGCCCTATATTCTCTCCGATTATTGTTCATCGGTTATGGCCTTGGTGCTTTGCTGGGATTGCCGACGGGAGTGTTGATGGGATGGTATCCCCGTTTTCATTATTGGGTGAACCCTGTTCTAAAAATGATTGGACCCATACCAGCCACAGCTTGGATTCCCATTGCCATGGTTGCTTTTCCAAGTAGTTTTACAGCCAGTATCTTTTTGTTGGTATTAGCTTGCTGGTTTCCCATCACGGTGATGACATGGTCTGGTATTGCAAATGTAAATAAAGCGTATTATGAAGTAGCACGCAGTCTAGGAGCTAGTGAATTTTACTTAATCACAAGGGTTGCTCTGCCAGCTGCAATGCCATCCATTTTTGTAGGGTTATTTATGAGTATGGGCGTAGCATTTGTTACTTTAATTGTGGGAGAAATGTTAGGTGTAAAAGCGGGTCTAGGGTGGTTTATTACGTGGGCACAGGGCTGGGCTGAATTTAGTAAAGTATATGCGGCATTGATCGTCATGTCCATACTCTTTTCGAGTATTATTACGGTGCTGTTTAAAGTTCGTGATAAAGTCTTAGTGTGGCAGAAGGGGTTGATTAAATGGTAA
- a CDS encoding PatB family C-S lyase — protein MTKENTTFNFDQIIPRHATGCSKWDSLAKVFGSEDVLPLWVADMDFPPPEAVITKINERASHPIYGYNTQEPSLYQSIVDWVKVRHGWEIERDWILLAPGVVPSIALSILALSEPGDGIIIQPPVYPPFFTTIKDNEREIVLNPLLLKDGRYEIDFEDLEVKLSNPKNKLLLLCSPHNPVGRVWTEEELRKVYELCQKYKVDVLSDEIHNDLVFSGHKHTVFASLGTPVCKQSVTFMAASKTFNIAGLNSSFIIIPCQRRRALIERWMHRLHINRNNLFGVLATEVAYQEGDAWLDALLSYLEKNADALVDFVQTRLPGVKVNKPEGTYLAWLDFRAYFTNAKELEHFLVHIAKVGLNSGANFGTQGEGFARINLATQRSVLLEALHRIEKALLTIDRNGKK, from the coding sequence ATGACAAAAGAAAATACAACATTTAACTTTGATCAAATAATACCTCGTCATGCTACAGGGTGTTCTAAATGGGATTCCTTAGCAAAAGTGTTTGGCAGTGAAGACGTATTGCCTCTATGGGTTGCTGATATGGATTTTCCGCCGCCTGAAGCAGTGATTACAAAAATAAATGAGCGTGCTAGTCATCCCATATATGGGTATAATACACAAGAACCATCACTCTATCAGTCTATCGTCGATTGGGTTAAGGTTCGTCATGGATGGGAAATTGAAAGGGACTGGATTTTGCTTGCTCCTGGGGTTGTTCCCTCCATTGCTCTTTCCATTCTTGCCCTATCAGAGCCTGGTGATGGTATTATCATTCAACCTCCTGTATATCCACCGTTTTTCACCACGATCAAAGATAATGAGCGAGAAATAGTTCTAAATCCTCTTCTTTTAAAAGATGGTCGTTATGAAATTGATTTTGAAGATTTAGAAGTAAAACTTTCTAACCCGAAAAATAAGTTACTGTTATTATGCAGCCCACATAATCCGGTTGGACGTGTGTGGACGGAAGAAGAACTGAGAAAAGTTTATGAACTATGTCAAAAATACAAGGTGGATGTCTTGTCTGATGAAATACATAATGATTTAGTATTTTCTGGGCATAAGCATACTGTATTTGCTTCTCTTGGCACGCCTGTTTGTAAACAAAGTGTCACTTTTATGGCCGCTAGCAAAACCTTCAATATCGCAGGGCTCAACTCTTCTTTTATCATTATCCCTTGCCAGCGCCGACGTGCTCTGATTGAAAGGTGGATGCATAGGTTGCATATTAACCGCAATAATCTCTTTGGTGTACTTGCCACGGAAGTTGCTTATCAAGAAGGTGATGCATGGCTAGATGCGCTACTTTCCTATTTAGAAAAAAATGCGGATGCTTTAGTTGATTTTGTCCAAACAAGACTACCTGGAGTTAAAGTAAATAAGCCAGAGGGGACTTATTTGGCATGGCTGGATTTTCGAGCCTATTTCACAAATGCAAAAGAGTTAGAGCATTTCCTTGTGCATATAGCAAAAGTTGGTTTGAATTCTGGTGCAAATTTCGGCACTCAAGGGGAAGGATTTGCTCGCATTAATCTTGCGACGCAACGAAGTGTATTGCTAGAAGCATTACATCGAATCGAAAAGGCATTGTTAACGATTGACAGGAATGGTAAAAAATAA
- a CDS encoding ABC transporter ATP-binding protein: MVTSAAKKIAEGGGALDISQVQKLFIDPTGAQVIALEGVNLDIRPGEFVSLLGPSGCGKSTLLRLIAGLEKPTTGSITLDGEVVEGPHYFRGLVFQDPTLFPWLTIQQNVGVGLDARGIGRQSQREVEEYIGLVGLAGFENSYPYQLSGGMAQRAALARALVNHPKVLLMDEPLGALDAFTRMNMQDELLRIWASRGTTIVFVTHDIDEAIYLSDRIVVMTPRPGKIAKIVDVHIPRPRSRNYPDFVEIRSQILELLHFAGKNKPEYYL; the protein is encoded by the coding sequence ATGGTAACAAGCGCAGCAAAAAAAATTGCTGAAGGCGGTGGAGCTTTAGATATTAGCCAAGTACAAAAATTATTTATTGATCCTACTGGAGCCCAAGTAATCGCACTGGAAGGGGTTAATCTAGACATTCGACCAGGGGAGTTTGTATCGTTATTAGGTCCTAGTGGTTGCGGTAAGTCAACCCTGCTTAGATTAATTGCTGGTCTAGAAAAACCAACAACTGGCAGTATTACTCTTGATGGTGAAGTTGTTGAAGGTCCCCATTATTTTCGTGGATTAGTTTTTCAAGATCCTACCTTATTTCCTTGGTTGACAATCCAGCAAAATGTAGGGGTGGGACTTGATGCTCGGGGAATTGGGCGGCAAAGTCAAAGGGAGGTGGAGGAATATATCGGGTTGGTAGGTTTAGCTGGGTTTGAGAATTCATATCCATATCAATTATCTGGTGGTATGGCGCAACGAGCAGCATTAGCTAGAGCCCTTGTGAATCATCCTAAAGTATTACTGATGGATGAACCATTAGGAGCACTCGACGCATTTACCCGTATGAATATGCAAGATGAATTGTTGCGCATTTGGGCAAGTCGAGGCACGACCATTGTATTTGTCACACATGATATTGATGAAGCGATTTATCTCAGTGATCGTATTGTTGTTATGACACCGCGGCCAGGTAAAATCGCTAAAATCGTTGATGTTCATATTCCAAGGCCTCGTAGTCGTAATTATCCAGATTTTGTAGAAATAAGATCTCAAATTTTAGAGTTACTTCATTTTGCTGGCAAAAATAAGCCCGAATATTATCTGTGA
- a CDS encoding nitrogenase component 1: protein MSNFEQKEPPRREHRLHACIASGGTLADMANRKMKCCIPDGERSFSQNSICLLLPALGMMNSIPNSVVLMHGAVGCGSSAHGGNAAVRAGNVHRWGAVKDGVWLSTALDERDVICGGEEKLEEAIREVDRRYSPTIIFVVAGCVPGIIGDDIDSVAQRLQSEVSAKLLPVHCEGFKTKIWATAYDAVYHALGRVMLQETSENISTEKPKKPTVNLMNVSSMGRIDEVELERLLIALGLNVNIFPVFAKPEKMYSMTHADLSISTCPTHDDYMLTYLKEKYNIPYIIKHMPIGISNTGEWLRGVAEFFGLTNEVEEFIKEEEVELKKALEEFKPLFSGKKVFVSAGEFRALSTAILLAELGFEVVAVRSYHHDEFADTEYEKLAKITAKDFPLNIANCQPFEEANLLRRVKPDIFLGHMNGNATAAKLGVATTVIYNVGLQFVGYQGAYQLARRLHRQLTNPNFNQNISKWVNLPYSQGWYDQDPFTYIKKGEAQGE, encoded by the coding sequence ATGAGTAATTTTGAACAAAAAGAACCACCACGTAGAGAGCATCGCTTACATGCTTGTATTGCTTCTGGCGGAACTCTAGCTGATATGGCAAACCGTAAGATGAAATGCTGCATTCCCGATGGGGAACGAAGTTTTTCGCAGAATAGTATATGCTTGTTGTTACCTGCGTTAGGTATGATGAACAGTATTCCTAATAGTGTTGTTTTAATGCATGGTGCCGTGGGTTGTGGTTCTTCCGCTCATGGCGGCAATGCAGCAGTGAGAGCTGGTAATGTTCATCGCTGGGGTGCTGTAAAAGATGGGGTGTGGTTGTCGACAGCTCTTGATGAACGGGATGTTATTTGCGGTGGTGAAGAAAAGTTAGAAGAAGCGATCCGTGAGGTAGATCGTCGTTATAGCCCAACAATTATCTTTGTTGTGGCTGGTTGCGTTCCAGGAATTATCGGTGATGATATTGATAGTGTAGCCCAGCGGCTCCAGTCGGAAGTTTCGGCTAAACTTCTTCCTGTTCATTGCGAAGGTTTTAAAACTAAGATATGGGCGACGGCTTACGATGCAGTATATCATGCTCTTGGCCGGGTTATGCTCCAGGAAACATCAGAAAATATTTCTACGGAAAAACCAAAAAAACCGACAGTTAATTTAATGAATGTCTCTTCCATGGGACGCATTGATGAAGTAGAGTTGGAGAGATTGCTTATAGCCCTCGGATTAAATGTTAATATTTTTCCCGTATTTGCAAAACCAGAAAAAATGTATTCTATGACTCATGCTGATCTTTCAATTAGCACTTGCCCTACTCACGATGACTATATGCTCACTTATTTAAAGGAGAAATACAATATTCCCTATATCATTAAGCATATGCCAATTGGGATAAGTAACACAGGTGAGTGGTTACGTGGTGTTGCTGAGTTTTTTGGTTTGACAAACGAGGTAGAGGAGTTCATTAAAGAGGAAGAAGTAGAACTGAAAAAAGCATTAGAAGAATTCAAGCCACTATTTAGTGGTAAAAAAGTATTTGTTAGTGCTGGAGAATTTCGGGCACTTTCAACTGCAATCTTACTCGCAGAGCTTGGCTTTGAGGTTGTGGCAGTTCGGTCGTATCATCATGATGAATTTGCTGATACAGAATATGAGAAACTTGCCAAAATTACGGCTAAAGATTTCCCGCTTAATATTGCGAACTGCCAACCTTTTGAGGAAGCAAATTTATTGCGCCGAGTTAAACCTGACATCTTTCTTGGGCATATGAATGGCAATGCTACGGCAGCTAAACTTGGTGTGGCAACCACTGTTATTTATAATGTTGGTCTCCAATTTGTCGGCTATCAAGGAGCTTATCAATTGGCTCGCCGCTTACATCGCCAATTAACGAACCCTAATTTTAACCAAAATATTAGTAAGTGGGTCAACTTGCCCTATTCCCAAGGATGGTATGATCAAGATCCATTTACTTACATCAAGAAGGGGGAGGCCCAAGGCGAATGA